The nucleotide window GGGTTTACATAGTGAGGGCAAACTTAGATGGCATAATTAAGGAGCAGATAGTCAACGTAGAGAGACCTATAATAGTTACATCTCAAGTAAACGGAACGCTGATTGTTAGGGTCTTGGACTCTAAGGGAAGTCCTATTAAGGGTATTCCTGTTGTCTTTAAAATTGGAGGAGAAGAAAAGTACGAGATAACGAATAAACTTGGCATAGCAGAGTTTAACGTGAGTGATATTTGGGGGCCGGGTGAGGTAGAGATAAGGAGCGACAAGTATTTGCCGGCTAGCAAGAAAATTAGCATAAAGAAATTTGAAAGAAAGCAAATCACTACCACTCCTTCCTCGCCAACTCCATCTAAGACCAAGCCCAGGATAACGGAAACTAACGTTACTGAAAACTTAACGGCGTCGATACCCCAGGAAGTAACTACAACACCAATTACCCCAGGAAAAAAGGTTGATCTCCCCTTAATAGTTCTAATAGTGGCGTTCGCTGTAACCTTGGCAAGCTCTTCGTACCTGGCATTCCTTAGGCCCATCGTAATTGAGGATAGCGTTGATAGGTACTACTTCGTAAGGGTTAAAGCCCCGAGGCTAAGGGGTCTCAAGAACTTTAGGTTCGAAAAACAGGCAAGCGTTAAGAGTGCATGGGCCAGCAAGGGAAAAGTCAAGATAGAGGGGAGCAAAGTGGTATGGGAAATCCAGGAGCTTGAGCCCGAAGAAGAAGCTACTCTACAGCTTATACTCTCTTGATAAGCTCGTAAATTTTCTCTCCAATTTTAGAGTTTCCACCTAGCTTTTTGTACATCATGTAAACTTTTTCTGCTTCTTCCTCAAGCTCTCTCACATTAATACCCCTATTTCTCGCAACGAGTATCCTTGTCCCGAGGACTGCCAACTCTAGTAAATAGTTATCGGCCCTGCTTATTGGCTTTAAAATTCTCTTGACGATTCCAACGTACACGGGTTTGAGGGAACAGGCCTTTGCCCTGCTTTCCCCTAGCTCATCCTTCACGAGTATCTCCTTACAATTGGTAACCCCTTCAACCCAGGGATATCCCTTAACTTTTTTTAACGGCACTCTAACAGCATCTTCAAGCTCTAATTCAGGAAAGAAATTGAAAGCTAAGGAAGCTAGTAACTCAACGTCGTCAACGACTTGGACTATGGCGTAACTGGATTCTTCCAAATCAAGAAAGCTTTTCCCTTCAAATATTTTGAACTTGAGTGAATCTCCTATTCTAACGATGCCGATCGGAGTTACGTTTGACCTGGTTATCAGTAAACACTCATAAACCTTGCCTTCTTCCGGGAATAATGTTTCGAGACTCATTTCTCTTTAAGAACTACGGCTAGTTCCGATGAATCTACGATTATGACTTCACCTATACTCTTTATCGCTGTTATCGGGACTATAAGAAGTCCATTCTTTGTGACCTTGAACTTGCTAAGGTCAAGATCCTCATCGGGATCGGCGAGTATTGCAATTATCCTCCCTTTCTCCTCTTCATCCCCATCCTCTTCGAAGAGAATATCGTACACCCAGCCGAGCCTAACACCAGTATCAGTTATTAACTCAACATCCCTAAGTTTAGATGCTTTTATCCTCACCATTTTGCATCCCAAAAATTTAGAGGAGGCGAGATATAAAAACTTTTAGTACTTCTTAAGCTCCGGGATAATCTCCTCAAGCTCCTTCTTAAGCTCGGTTGCGATCTTATCGAGGAAACTTCTTCCCTTTGGCGTTATTACCCTTCCCTTCCCAGGAACCTTCTCAACGAAGCCCGCGGCCTCTAACTGCTGGAGTGCCTTCCTTATAATGCTTCCTCCTGCCTTGTAAAATCTTTCTGGAGCGTGCCCCCTGTTCTTTCTTCCTCCATAGTAAGTCCTAAGCCTCTCGATTCCAACTGGGCCATCCAAGTAGACTCTCCTCAGTATTGAGGCGACCCTATAGTACCACCAGTCCTCCTGCTCTGGAAGCCTCTCCTTGTGTCTTCCGGTCTTTACGAAGGGTGCCCACTCTGGAGGCTTTATTTCTGGTATTTCCTTAAGCCTTTGAGCAACCCTTTCGACTAAGAGGTCACCAGGAACATCATAAACCGTTGCCATTCCTCAACCCCTCCCTCTTTTAAACTTCTTCCTGAATTCGAGGATATCAAGCTTGATCCTTCTTATTGGCTCCTCTCTAACCTTCCTCTTTGATTGCTCCTTCATCTGGAGCTTCTTTAAATACCTTTCCCAACCCTCTCTCGGCTTGAATAATATAAACCTTTTGCCTCTAACCTCAAGAAGCTCACTATCGGTAAGCTCGGCAACCTTCTCGGCTATCTCCTTCCTCCCCATCTTGGTTGATATCAATGCTCCTTTCCTTATCTCAACTTTCAACACTCCCGTTCTCGCGAGCTGGGTTTCAATTTCCTTTATTACACTCTCCGTTATCCCCTTCTTTCCTATCCACGCCTTTGGCTCTATATCGTAATATCTCGCCCTTAGGGCTCGCCTGATCTTCCCAGGTAATCGCTTAGTTACCATGCTCTCACCATGAAGTTGGAAAAAGGGGGAAGCTTTTAAAGCTTGTTGCTTAACTCGAATTTTTCCCAACTTTTAAACCTTCAAGGATTAAACTTTTAAATCATTATATGGTGATCATGAGTTGCCATGCTATGGGAAATGCTAATATTATTTGGAATGATACTCCCAGTGCTCTTTGTTTGGCACCGCATCAAGGAACTCCGGGGGTACGAAAAGGAGGGCAGAATGATTAAGTTCGAAAAGGTTCTGTTTGAGGCACTAATAATTTCATTAGTTTTCTTTAGCTTGGCGGGGATTTTAGGTTTCTTTGACTTTGCAATGAGCTTCATAGAACCCCTGGATAAGATAATCGTAATACTTCCAGTTCTCGTGCCCCTAGTTGTCTCAACTTTATTGATCACAAGGGAGCTCGGAGAAAAGATAAGGAGGGGCGATTACATAGTTTTGGCCGTTTTTATAGTGTTTATATTCCTGTTAGTGTCGTTGTTTTCAATAATTCCAATGCCTTACGTCCCAATAGTTTATTTGCTTATGTTCCTAAGCTTCGCTGAGCTTTTCTCTAGAATTGTTAGGAGATTCTTCCACGGAACTCCGATGTCTGGAGAGCTTAGAGCTAAAGTTGAGGAGCTTTGCAGGAGGGCGAACGTTAATGTGGAAGAAGTGTATATAATAGATGAAGAGCGTATAGGAGCCTTTGTTACTGGTATGAAAGGAAAAACGATATTTATAACTAAAGGGGCCATTGAAAAACTTAATGAAATGGAATTGTTAGCTGTGATAGCCCATGAGCTTGGTCACGTAAAAAGGAGGCACGCTCTCAAGAGGGAATTAGCTTTAGTTTTTGGACTGTCGTTACCGATAATTGGTTACTACATGGGAGGGGACATACCCCTGTTCCTCTCCTTTGTCATGAGCATTGCACTAGTTTTCTATTCGACATTCCAACTTGCCAAGAAATTTGAAATTGATGCAGATAGGTTCGCTGCGAGTCTCGTTGGGCCTATTAATGTTATTAAAGCCTTAGAAAAGGTGTATAAGAAGGAAGGCCTCCCCAAGAGGACACCGAGATGGTACAATATTATCCACTCCCATCCATCGCTTGAAGAGAGGGTGAGGGCCCTAGAGGCTGCCTTCCCGCCGTGAAGGGTGAGTTAGCCCCTCGCCATTGACGGGGAGGTTTGCGGGTTAATTACCTACTTCTCTCGCGAGTTTGGTTCGGCCCGAGGGCCCTTAACAGCATCTTCCTCCCAATGTCACGATGAAACCCCTCGTCTCATTGGGTTGTTCTTGAGTGGCCTAATTAGGTTACAAAACTTAAAAAGTGGTTTAACGGCTGTTTCAGAATTACTGCATCTCAACCCTAA belongs to Pyrococcus abyssi GE5 and includes:
- a CDS encoding DUF447 domain-containing protein, whose protein sequence is MSLETLFPEEGKVYECLLITRSNVTPIGIVRIGDSLKFKIFEGKSFLDLEESSYAIVQVVDDVELLASLAFNFFPELELEDAVRVPLKKVKGYPWVEGVTNCKEILVKDELGESRAKACSLKPVYVGIVKRILKPISRADNYLLELAVLGTRILVARNRGINVRELEEEAEKVYMMYKKLGGNSKIGEKIYELIKRV
- a CDS encoding PRC-barrel domain-containing protein, whose amino-acid sequence is MVRIKASKLRDVELITDTGVRLGWVYDILFEEDGDEEEKGRIIAILADPDEDLDLSKFKVTKNGLLIVPITAIKSIGEVIIVDSSELAVVLKEK
- a CDS encoding 30S ribosomal protein S19e, with the translated sequence MATVYDVPGDLLVERVAQRLKEIPEIKPPEWAPFVKTGRHKERLPEQEDWWYYRVASILRRVYLDGPVGIERLRTYYGGRKNRGHAPERFYKAGGSIIRKALQQLEAAGFVEKVPGKGRVITPKGRSFLDKIATELKKELEEIIPELKKY
- a CDS encoding YhbY family RNA-binding protein, translated to MVTKRLPGKIRRALRARYYDIEPKAWIGKKGITESVIKEIETQLARTGVLKVEIRKGALISTKMGRKEIAEKVAELTDSELLEVRGKRFILFKPREGWERYLKKLQMKEQSKRKVREEPIRRIKLDILEFRKKFKRGRG
- a CDS encoding M48 family metallopeptidase; the encoded protein is MLWEMLILFGMILPVLFVWHRIKELRGYEKEGRMIKFEKVLFEALIISLVFFSLAGILGFFDFAMSFIEPLDKIIVILPVLVPLVVSTLLITRELGEKIRRGDYIVLAVFIVFIFLLVSLFSIIPMPYVPIVYLLMFLSFAELFSRIVRRFFHGTPMSGELRAKVEELCRRANVNVEEVYIIDEERIGAFVTGMKGKTIFITKGAIEKLNEMELLAVIAHELGHVKRRHALKRELALVFGLSLPIIGYYMGGDIPLFLSFVMSIALVFYSTFQLAKKFEIDADRFAASLVGPINVIKALEKVYKKEGLPKRTPRWYNIIHSHPSLEERVRALEAAFPP